The following nucleotide sequence is from Streptomyces pactum.
CGCCCGGCAGCCCGGCGTCCTCAACGCCTCCCTGGGCACCGACCATGTGAGCCCGGCCCTCGACACGGCGGTCGACAACCTGGCGGTGCGGGGCGTGCTGCCGGTGGTCTCCGCCGGCAACGACGGTGCGGACGCCTGCCGCTACTCCCCCGCGGGTGCCCGCCGGGCGCTCACCGTCGGCGCGAGCGACCGTACCGACACCGCGTCCGCCATCAGCAACTACGGCCCCTGCGTGGACCTCTACGCCCCGGGCGAGGACATCGTCTCGGCCCGGTCCGGCGGTGGCCGGACCACACTGAGCGGCACCTCGATGGCCGGCCCGCACGTCGCCGGGGCCGCCGCCCTGGCCCTGGGTGCGCACCCGGCCGCGCATGCGGAGCGGATCCGCGGCCGGCTCATCGGCCGCGCCACCCCGGACGTCCTCGACGTGCCCCCCGCCTCGCCCAACCGCCTGCTGTACACCGGTGGTCTGTAGCCCCGGCCGACCGGATCACCGCCGCAGCAGCACGCACCACGCATCGACGCCTCGCCGCACACCTCCCGCGCGGCAGCCCACCACAACGCCACCACCACAACGCCGCACAGCGCGCCGCGGTGGCGGCCCGTACCCGCCGTACCGCCAGGGGCGCCCGGTCCGACCGTCAGGTCCGGGCCCTGGCAGGAAGGACGGCCGGGCCCGGCAGGGCCGGGAGGGGCCGGGCCCGGCAGGCCGGACGGCCCGAGGGGAAGCGGGCCGGGCCGGACGGGCGGACCGGCGGCACCGGCGGAAACCTGACCGTGGTCCGGCGGTGCCCGGCGGGCTGACGGTCCCCGTCCTCGCCGCCCGGCGCCCGCCGGGCACCGTCAAACGGCCCCGTTCCGGGGCGGGCGGACGGTCGGGGTGCCGGTCAGGTCTCCGTGCGGTACATCAGGTCCACCTCGTGGGTGGTGAATCCGAGCCGCTCGTACACCGTGACCGCGGCGGTGTTGTCGGCGTCCACGTACAGCATTCCGGTGGGCAGCCCGAGCCGGGACAGGTGGCGCAGGCCGACCGCGGTGAGCGCCTTGCCCAGTCCGCCGCCCTGGGCCTCCGGCCGGACACCCACCACGTACACCTCGCCGAGCTGCTCCTCCGCGTGCACCTTGGTCCAGTGGAAGCCGACCAGTTCGCCGGCCCGCTCGGCGAGGAAGAACCCGGCCGGGTCGAACCACGGCTGGGCCTTGCGGTCGTCCAGGTCGCGCTGGGTGAGCGACCCCTGCTCCGGGTGGTGCGCGAAGGCCGCCGCGTTCGCCGCCAGCCAGGCCGCGTCGTCCTCACCGGGCCGGAAGGTCCGCACCGTGACTCCCCCGGGCAGCACCGGTTCGGCCAGCGGCGGGGCGTCCGGGCCGGTCAGCGGCCTGCGCATCTGCCGCAGTTCACGGAAGAGCGACAGCCCCAGCACCTGGGCCAGGTGCCGGGCCGAGGGGTGTCCGCCGTGGGCCCACACCCGGAGCCGGCGGCCCGACTCGCGCAGCAGGGCGTGCCCCAGCTCCCGGCCGTGCCCACGCCCCCGGTGTGCGGGGTGCACCACCAGTTCGGCGGCCGGGGCCTCCACCGGATCGGTGTCCTCCAGCTGCCCGTAGCCGACGAGTTCGCCGGTGCCGTCCCGCAGCAGCAGGTGGCGCACCCCCGGCCGGCGCCCGCGCATCTGCAGCCGCCCCTGCTCCGACACGGCCGGCTGCCCGTCGTTCCGTGCGGCGTCGGCGACCAGCTCCAGCACCCTGGCCGCGAGTTCCTCGGTCAGCTCGTCCAGCGTCTCCAGACTCCGTCGGCCCGTCGCCTCGCTCATCTCGCTCATGGTCCCGAGCGTAAGCCAGCGGCGGCGCCGACGGCCGGGGGTGGAGCCGCACCGGCCGACCGCCCGGCACCGACCCCGCAGCGGCCGGGCCCGCCGCACCCCCGGTGTCCCCGCCCCTCGCACCCCCGGTGGCCCCCCGGCCCCGGTGTCCCGTTCCCGTGCCGCCGCGCCCCCGCCCCCTCCGGTCACCACCGGACCGCCCCCCGCGTACGCCGGGTCCCCCGGTGGAGACCGGATCGCCCCCGCCTACGCCAGGTCACCCCGGACGGCGTCCCGCACCCCCGGGACCACCATGCGCAACCAGGTCGTAACCTCGATCCCCCTGCCCCGCTACGCGCGTTGACCGTAGGCTTCCGCCGTCATCCGGCTCATACACAAAGGGGACAAGATGTCGGCGACACCTCATCGACGGCGAAAGCTGCGACGATCGGTCACGGGGGCGGCGGTACTGGCCGCCACCGCCGGTGTCTTCGTCGCCGCGCTGCCCGCGGGCGCCACCGCCACCGGACCGGAGGACGGCGGGTCCGCCACCACGTGGGGCCACGGCCCGACCGTCGAGGTCCAGCTCCTCTCGTTCAACGACCTCCACGGCAACCTGCAGCCCCCGCAGGGATCCTCCGGCAACGTCACCGAGCGGCAGCCCGACGGCACCACCACCTCCATCCCCGCCGGCGGTGTCGAGTACCTGGCCACCGCGCTGCGCACGGCCCGCCAGGGCCACCCCTACACCATCACCGCGGCCGGCGGCGACATGATCGGTGCCAGCCCGCTGCTCTCCGGCCTGTTCCACGACGAGCCGACCGTCGAGGCGCTCAACAAGCTGGGGCTGGACGTCAGCTCGGTGGGCAACCACGAGTTCGACGAGGGCGCCGCCGAACTGGCCCGCATCCAGAACGGTGGCTGTCACCCCAAGGAGGGCTGCTACGAGGAGGGCAAGACCTTCCCCGGCGCGGACTTCCCCTACCTGGCGGCGAACGTCACCGACGAGAAGACCGGGAAGCCGATCCTCAAGCCCTACACGGTGTGGGAGCGCAAGGGCGTGAAGATCGGTTTCATCGGCGTCACCCTGGAGGGCACGCCCGACATCGTCACCGCCGAGGGCGTCAAGGGCCTGAAGTTCCACGACGAGGTCGAGACGATCAACAAGTACACCAAGGAGCTGAACCGCCAGGGCGTCAGGTCCGTCGTCGCCCTCATCCACGAGGGCGGCATGCCTGCCTCCACCGCGTACAACTACGACTGCGACAGCGCCGGACCGGGCGACGGCATCTCCGGCCCCGTCGTGGACATCGCCCGGAACGTCAGCCCGCAGGTGGACGCGCTCATCACCGGCCACACCCACCAGGCGTACGCGTGCAGCATCCCGGACCCGTCCGGCAGGCCGCGCACCGTGACCTCCGCCGCCTCCTTCGGCCGCCTCTACACCGACACCACCCTCACCTACGACCGCCGCACCGGTGACATCGTGCGCACCCGGGTGAAGTCGGCCAACCACGTGGTCCACCGGAACCAGCCGAAGGCGGCCGACATGACGGCGCTGATCGACCGCTGGAACGAGCTGGCGGCGCCGATCGCCAACCGCCCCGTCGGCTACATCTCCGCCGACATCCCCGGCCGCGGGGCCGGCACCTACGAGTCCCCGCTGGGCGACCTGATCACCGACGCCCAGCTCGAAGCGCTCGCCCCGGCCGACAAGGGCGGCGCGCAGCTGGCGCTGATGAACCCCGGCGGCATCCGCTCCGACCTGGCCCACAAGGCGCAGGGCCAGGAGGGCGACGGGGTGGTGACCTACGGCGAGGCCTTCACCGTCCAGCCGTTCACCAACATGATGACGGTCGTCGACCTCACCGGCGAGCAGCTGCTGACCGCCCTGCGCCAGCAGGTCAGCGGGGCGAACGCGGACCAGCCGAAGATCCTCCAGGTGTCCCGGGGCTTCACCTACACCCTGGACCTGACCAAGGCCGGCGCCGACCGGATCGTCACCGGCTCGGTCCGGCTCAACGGGGAGCCGATCGACCCGGTGAAGACCTACCGAGTGGCCATGAACGAGTTCCTCTCCGGCGGCGGCGACGGCTTCCCCGTCCTCAAGGAGGGCAGGAACAAGCTGGTCGGCCCCTCCGACCTGGACGTGTTCAACGCCTACCTGAGCGCCCACTCCACCGCCCAGTCCCCGCTGGACCCGCCGAAGGCGGACCGGATCACCATCGTGAAGTAGTCCCCTTCACCTCCCGGACGGGCCGCCCGCACACCGCGCGGGCGGCCCGTCGCGCCGTCCACCGGTCCGCCCCGTGCCCTGTCCGCCCCGGTGCCGGAGGCCCGCACCCCACCGGACGGCCCGGCCCGGACGCGGTGCGGCGGGCCGGGGCCAGCGGGTCGGGCCGGTGTCGTTCGGCGCGATGGTCACCGGCAGCCGTCAGGGGTGGTGGGACGTGGCGTCAGGGGTTGTTGAACTTCACCTCCGGGTTCTCCGCGGTGGGCCCGGACAGCAACGGCTGCGGTATGCCGCGCAGGTGCTGGTCGAAGAAGGCGGCCACATAACCACGGGTGATCTGCGCCGGCCGGGTGCCCGACAGCGGGGCCTCGGGGTCCGGCAGGCCGAGTTGCTCGGCGAAGAACGGCAGGTCGGTGAAGGTGAAGTGGCCGGAGCCGGTCACCGTCAGCCAGCGCTTCCAGCCGTCCAGTCGCTGCCACGCGCGCAGCCAGCTCTCGTCCGCGCCTCCCGGCCGGTGGGTCTCGTCGTCGGTGCCGAGCATCATGAACGGCCGGCCGCCGAGGCCGTCGGCGGGTATCTCGGAGAAGAAGGTGCCGTCCATGTTCACGCCGGCCCGGACCCGCCGGTCGGTGACCATCGTCCGGGCCGCGGTGTTACCCCCGATGGAGTGCCCCGCCATCCCGATCCGCCTGGTGTCGATCAGCCGGGCGTGCCGCCAGGCCGGGTGTCGTCCGGTGAGCCGGTCCAGTACGAAGCTCACGTCCTCGGCCCTCCCCTCGGCGACCGGCTCCAGCCCGGTCTCCGGGTACTTCTCGCAGGCCACGCAGGTGAGCAGCCGATCGGGGTCGCCGGGTGCCTCACCCGGGAAGAGGGTGCCGACGGTCTCGTAGGCGTGGTCCACCGTGGCCACCACATAGCCCCGGCTGGCCAGTTCCTCGGCGAGCAGGGTGAGCGTGTAACGGGAGACGGTGAACCCGGGCGAGAGGACCACCAGCGGGTGCTTGCCGCCCACCGGACGGGCCCCGGTCCGGCCGTGCGTGACGGCCCGGCCGACCGCCTCCGCGGGGATCACCCCTTCCAGCCCCCGGCTCTCCAGCAGGGCCCGGGCCTCCTCGGTGCTGGTGTAGGCGGCGGGACTTCCGGTCCCCGGCCGTGCCGGGTAGAAGAGGTCCACCATCAGCTCGCGGGCCCCCGCCTCGGGCACCCAGGGATCGGGGCGGCTGTGATCGACCAGGTGCAGGGTGTCCCGCCCGATGGCGTACCGGCCGGTGGGCAGGGGCAGCCGGAGCGACACGTCCGCGGCCTCGGCCCGGGCCCCCCGCGGGGCGGAGACGGTGGAGGGTGCGGGGACCGCGGAGGGCGCGGCGCCCTTGAGGAAGGCACCCGGAAGCGCGGCGGCCGGGGCCGTCCCCGGTCTCACCGGCGCGGCGGCCCGGGACGCCGAGGACGCCGAGGTGCTGTCCCCGGCGGGTGGCGCCGCGAGCGCGGTGCCGGCGGCGAGCGGTACGGCGACGGTGAGGGTGAGTGCGGCGACGAGCGCCGTGCGTCGGATGGTCATCACCATGCCGAGGCTAGGCACGCGACCCCGCCGGCACGTCCGACCTCGGTCGCATCCCGACCCTGACTTTCATCGGTGGCACACCCTGAGGATCGCCCGTGTCCGTGCCGCGTCCTAGCCGCCTCCTTCCCTCCGGGCGGGCGGTACCGGCCGCCCGGGGGCGGACGCCCGCTACGCCGGCCCCTGGGCCGGCCTCCTTGCGCCGGCCGGTCGCGCGGGCGCCTCCGCCGCCGCCCCGACGGGCGTACAGGCACGGGCGATCGCGGCGGTGTCCCAGTAGAAAGGGCGCACCTCGGCGATGCGACCGTCCCGGAAACCGATCGTCTGAAGGATGGGGAAGCCCAGCTCACGGCCGGTGGCACGGACGCGCGCCCGCACCTGTGTGAGCACCACCACCGGGTCCCCCACGGCGAGGAACCGCTGCTCCACCATGGCGAAGCTCTCCCAGGTGCCGCTCATCGCCAGGAAGAACCGCTGCAGCCCGTCATGCCCGCGCCACACACCCCCGTAGGGGAGGGCGTCGGCCTGGTGCAGCACCACATCAGGGGCGAAGTAGGGGGCGAGCAGAGCGAAATGGGCCTTGCCCGGCCCGCCCGCGGCCAGGTACCGCGCCTCGGCCTGGTACATCCCGGCGAGCACGGCCAGGTGATCGGGCGCCGAACCGCCGGCCCCGGCCGGGCCGTGCGGACCGTGCGGCACGTGCGGACCGTGTGGTCCATGCGGCTCGTCCGCCCCTCCGGCCGACCCCGCCGGCCGGGCCGCGGTGGTGTGGGCGGTGGGGCCGTTGACGGGGGTTCTCGCGTCGTTCGTCGCGGTCATGGCGCCAGCATGGCCGGGGCGGTCGCGCGGTGCTGGCGACCATCGGACGTCGAGATGGTGAGCCGGCCGGACCGCCTCCGAGCCGGCCGGACCGCCGCCGGGACCGGCCGCTGCCCGTGGTCCCGGCGGTCCCGGCGGCCGCCGGGCCGGTCACACCGGTGGGCCGGGGGGCCGGTGCCGTACCGGCGTACCCGGGTGATTCCGGACGGGTACGCACCGGCGGGGCACCCGGACGACGCTCCCGGACCGGCGTACGCGCACGATGCCGGTGGGTCGGCACGATGCCGGTGGGTCAGGGACGGTGTACGCGCGTGCCGGACCGGGCTCCGGGCCGGCGTACGCGGGGCGCGGCCACGCCGGCCCGCGCGCCGTCACCGGACGGAGGGCCGGCCCAGGTCCGATCGGGGCCGATCAGGGCCGATCGGGGCCGATCAGGGCTGATTCAGGACCGGCCCCAGGGCCGGTGCGGCGCCGGTCCACGGTGTGTCCGGTTCAGGGCCGCAGGACGGCCGCCGTCAGCGGGGTCTGCAGGTCCCAGCCGAGCGCCCGGTAGAGCGTCAGCCCCTCCTCGGTGGCGGCCAGCAGGCCCAGTGCCGCGCCCTGTTCGACCGCGATGGCGGAAAGCGCACCCATCACCCGGCTGGCCAGGCCCCGGCGGCGGTGCGCCGGGTCGGTGTGGATCTGGTCGAAGACCGCCGCCGACCGGGCCAGTGCCACCCGTCCGCTCGCGGCCGTCTCGTCGCCGCGGCGGATCCGGACGTCCACCACGCCGTCCTGGTCCACGCTCTCGATGACGTAACCCTGCGGGGCGAGCGCGGACGCGTCCGGGCCGACCGGAAGACCGGTGAGGGCCGCCGTCATCAGGTACTCCGGCTGCTGGATATCCCAGGCGTCGGTGAGCAGCGGGGCGACGTGTTCCCGCGGGGCGCACACCTTGAGCTGGACACCGGGGGTGACGACGCCCGCGACCAGTTCCCGCAGGACCGTTTCCTCGGCAGCCGGCAGGACGTACCGCGCCACATGCCCGGGCCGGCCGACCTCGATCCGGAAACCGCCCGGCACCTCGACCGGTGCCGCGGTTCCCCGGGAGCGCACCCAGCCGTTCACCCAGGCGCGTACCACCTCGCGGCGGACGGCCGCCGCACCGGAGGGGCGCGTGTGACTCTCCACCGCTGTCGCGGGGCAGGGGTCCGTAACCGTTGTGATCACATTCTCCACGCGGGCGATCCTAGGGCGGTGCGAATCCGGCCACGGCCACGCCCCACGGTGCACCGCACCCCGGCGTACGCCACGTCGGCGCCGTCCCGCGGCGCCGACCCCGGGGCCGGCATGAGCCAACGCGGTGGTACGGCAACGGCGATGAGACCCCCACGTCCGGCGAGGCCACTCCGACATGACGCGGATCACATGCCTGACGACGAACGACTGCGGCGCTGCGCGATGACTTCCCGGCGCGTTGACGGTCTCCTCTCCCGTAACCCGGTGCACGCGGCCTGCCGCGACACGCGCACCTCCTTGGACCACGGAAGAGGACCCACCCCCATGCGCATCATGGCCAGCGCCTTCATCAGCCTCGACGGCGTCGTGCAGGCTCCCGGCGGCCCCCAGGAGGACACCGACGGCGGCTTCGCCCACGGCGGCTGGTCGCAGTCCTTCTTCGACCCGGAGGTGGTGGGCGGGGCCTTCGACGACGCGCTGCGCACGGCGGACGCGCTGCTGTTCGGGCGTCGCACCTGGCAGACGATGGCGGCGGCGTGGCCGGAGCGGGCCGGTGACCCGTTCGCCGACCGGATGAACGCGATCACCAAGTACGTGGTGTCCACGACCCTCGGCGAGGCGGACCTGACGTGGAACAACACCACCCTCATCCCGGGCGGCGAGGCCGTCGCCCGCCTCCGCGAGCTGCGGGCCGGCGGTGACGGCACCGCGCTGGTCATGGGCAGCCCCACGCTGGTGCGGACGCTGCTGAGCGAGGGCCTCCTGGACGAGCTGCGGCTCATCATCATGCCGGTGCTCCTGGGCGGCGGGAAGACGATCTTCCCGGCCGACGGCGGGCTGCGCACCCTGAAGCTGGTCTCCACGGTCACCAGCGATGCGGGCGTTCAGGTCTGCACCTACCGAACGGTCGCCGGGACTGGGACCGGAGCCGACGCCGAGACCGGGACCGGGGCCGGGGCCGACGAGGGCTGACGGCGCCTCGGTCGGCACGCGCGCCGGGGCCTCCCTACGGGAGGCGGCACCCCTGAACCCTGGTCCGCCTCCTGAGCCCGTACGGGACCCCCGAGCCCGGGACCGGTGGGGTCCCGGACGGGAGCCGGTCGGATCCGACCGGCTCCCGTCCGGGGGCCCGGCCCCTGAGCCCGTAAGACACCGTCCCGTACGGGAAGCCCGGATGGGCCCCGGCCGAGACCTCTGCCCCGAGGCCCCCGTTCCGGTCTCCGGCCGGTCCGTCAGCCGCGTGCCAGCCGGGGGAAGAGGAGTTCGGCGTTGCCGCGGTTGACGGCGTACCGGTCCTCGGGCCCCGGGTACGGGTGCTCGTCCAGCGCGGTGTCGAAGCCGGTGCCCCACTCCTCGGGGAGCATGGGGAAGTCGCTGCCGTACAGCACGCGGCCGGCCCCGGCGAAGGCGAGCAGCGTGGGCAGGGTGGTGGGGCCGGCGACGAAGGCCGTGTCGAAGTGGAAGCTCCGCAGGTCGGCGAGGACGTCCTCCGGGGTGACGCCGGGGCGGAGCCGGCCGGCGGCGGCGAAGCGGTGGGCGGCGTACGGCAGGAAGCCACCCGCGTGCGGCAGGATCACCTTCATCCGCCGGTACCGGCTCCGCACCCCGTTCACGATCATGTGCAGTGCGGTCCGGGTGGTGTCGTAGGGGAAGTCCACCAGGGGGACGGGCAGGTCGGGCAGCGGCGCACCCGGTGGCGCGGTGGGGTGGACCAGGACGACCGCTGCCCGGGCGTCCAGTTCGGCCCAGAGCGGCTCGAACTCCCGGTCCCCCAGGTAGCGGCCGTGGGCGTTGGAGAGCAGCACCAGCCCGTCGGCCCGGAGTTCGTCGAGCGCGTACGCCGCCTCGGCCAGCGCCCCGTCCACGTCGGGCAGGGGCAGCGCGGCGAAGTGGCCGAAACGGTCGGGCCGGTCCTTCACGAGTTCGGCGGTGTACTCGTTGATGCCACGCGCCGCCGCCCGGGCCGCCCCCGGGTCGTCCGGGCCGGCGACCGGAGCCGCGTACGACAGCATGCCGGTCGCGATCGATCTGCGGTCCATCATCGCGATCGCGCTCCGCTCGTCCCAGGCCGGCGCGGGCCAGCCCTGGGCGGTGGCCCGCCCGGCGATGGCGCCGCGGCGGTCCGGCGGGATCAGGTGCTGGTGGACGTCGATGCGTGCGGGGTCCGTCATACCGGTCCACGCCTCCTCGGTACGTGGGGCCGGCACGACGGGCGGCCGGCGGCCATGGATGCGGCAGGCGGCCGGCAGCCGTGGGGTGCGGCAGGGCGGCCGGTACCCATGAGAAGGGATCACCGAGCCGGACGGCCCGGCCCGGCCCCGGACACGGTGGCGTACCCCCCGGAGATCACCCGGGCGGCCCAGGTACGGGCCGGGGCCGGGTTGCCGGTGGGGGGCGGGACAGCGATGCCGTAGGGCCGGGCGGACGGGGATGCCGTAGGGGCCCGGGGCAGGCGGGCGGTCCCGGGCCCTGACGGCACCGGGAGGCCCGTACGGGTCGGGCGGCCGGGCGGAGCACGTGCGGGCCGCTCCCCGGCGGGACCACGGGCAGGTCGGGGCCGGGGTGGCTGGTGGTCAGGGCCGGGCGGCCTCGGCCGGACGGCACAGCGCCGGCCGGACCCGTACGGGACGGACCACCGAACCCCCGAGCGGACCCCTACGGGAGGGACGCCGTGCACCCGCCACGGGCCGGACCCGGTACGCCCCGGCGCCGGCCGGACCCGTACGCCCCGGCGCGGGTCAGTGGCAGCCGCAGGAGCGGCGAACCACCAGCGCCGAGGGGAACTGGCGCAGCCGCTCGCGCCGCGAGCCGACCACGCGCAGCCCGTCGTCGAGCACCAGGTCCACCGCGGCCCGCGCCATGGCCTCCCGGTCGGAGGCGACGGTGGTCAGCGGCGGGTCGGTGAGGGCGGCTTCCTTCACGTCGTCGAAACCGGCGACGGCCAGCTCGCCGGGCACGTCGATGCGCAGTTCGCGGGCGGCCCGCAGCACACCGATCGCCTGGTCGTCGGTGGCGCACACGATGGCCGGCGGCCGGTCGGGCCCGGCCAGCAGCTCCAGCGCGACCTGGTAGGCGTCGTAACGGTTGTAGGGGGCCTGGAACAGCCGGCCCTCCACCGTCTTCCCGGCCTCCCGCATGGCCCGCCGCCAGCCCTCGATGTGGTCGGTGACCGGGTCACCGACGGTCGGGGTCTCCTCGGTGCCGCCGAGGCAGGCGACGTAGTCGTGCCCGTGCTCCAGCAGGTGGCGGGTGGCCAGGTGCGCCCCGCCCACGTCGTCGGTGACCACCGCGACGTCCTCGATCGCCTCGGGACGGCGGTGCAGCAGGACGACCCGGGCGTCCCAGGCGTCGATCTCCGCGGCGGCGTGCTCGCTGGGGCCCTGACTGATCAGGATGAGCCCGGACACCCGCATGCCGAGGAAGGCGCGGAGGTAGTGGACCTCGCGCTCGTCGAGGTAGTCGGAGTTGCCGACCAGCACCATTTTCCCGCGCTCGGCCGCCGCCTGTTCCACCGCGTGGGCCATCTCCGCGAAGAACGGCTGCCGGGCGTCCGGCACGATCAGGCCTATGAGGTCGGTACGGCGACTCGCCATCGCCTGGGCGACGCGGTCCGGCCGGTACCCCAGCTCCTTGATCGCGGCGAGCACCCGCTCGCGCGTGGCCGGGGCGACCGGCCTCGGTCCATTGTTGATGACGTAGCTGACGACCGCGGTCGACGTCCCCGCCAGTCTTGCCACATCGTCACGCGTCACCTTGGCCACAGGCGGCAGTCTACGCGGGTCCACCTATCCTTCGGTCTGTCGCGGGAGCACCGGTTACGGCCGATTTCCGTGGCGGGATCCGAGTCGCGTCCCGGCGGGCCCGGAATCCGCCCGCGAGCCGCCCGTTCCGGCCGGAGATGCGGCTTTTGACGCCGCTTCCGGCTCCGGTTGCCCGGCGCCGCGCTCCGCCTGTTCGCGCGCTCCCCCCGGCGCTCCCGGTGTTCTCCCGGGCCCACTCCCCGTGGCTCGCCCGGACACGCCGCCCGCCCGTCCGGACGCGCCGCCCGCGGCGCCCTCGGGCGCCCGCTCCGACGTCCGTTCCGGGGTGACGAAGCGGTAGCCGACGTTGCGGACCGTGCCGATCAGCGACTCGTGCTCCGGGCCCAGCTTCGCCCGCAGCCGCCGCACGTGCACGTCGACCGTACGGGTGCCGCCGAAGTAGTCGTACCCCCACACCTCCTGGAGCAGCTGCGCCCGGGTGAACACCCGGCCGGGGTGCTGCGCCAGGTACTTCAGCAGCTCGAACTCCTTGAAGGTGAGGTCGAGCACCCGGCCCTTGAGCTTGGCGCTGTACGTGGCCTCGTCCACCGACAGGTCGCCGTTGCGGATCTCCATCGGGCTGTCGTCGGCGATCTGCCGGCGGCCGGTCGCCAGCCGCAGCCGGGCCTCCACCTCCGCGGGGCCGGCGGTGTCGAGCATGACGTCGTCCACCCCCCAGTCGGCGGTGACCGCCGCCAGGCCGCCCTCGGTGACCACCAGGATCAGCGGGGAGCCGGGGCCGGTGGACCGCAGCAGCTGGCAGAGGCTGCGCACCTGCGGCAGGTCGCGCCGGCCGTCCACCAGGATGACGTCGGCGCCCGGGGTGTCCACCAGCGCGGCCCCTTCCGCCGGGGCGACCCGCACGCTGTGCAGCAGCAGGCCGAGCGCGGGCAGCACCTCGGTGGAGGGCTGGAGGGCGTTGGTCAGCAGCAGCAGGGAGCTCATCGGGCCCCACCCGCCTCGGCCGGCGTCCGCGGCGCCGGGGGGTCCGGGGCGGGGTGGCGGTGCGGGGGGCGGTCCGGGGCGGCGCGGCCGGACACCGGGCGGCCGGGGACGAAGCCGCGGTGCGGGGAACGGCCGTCCGGAAGAAGGCCGTGCGGGGAGCGGTCGTGCGGAGAGTGGTCGTGCGGAAGAAGGCGGTGCGGGGAGCGGCTGCGCGCGGCGTGGTCCCGCGCGGCGCGGCGGTCGCGCTCCGGTGCCGGACGGCGGTCGCGTGGCACGGGGTCCGACGCCCCGTCCCCCACGCTCTCCGGCACCTTCTGCGTCGTCGGATGACCTGGCTTGCCCATGACGTCGGTTCCTCCTCGGTCCCTGTCCGGGGGAGGGTGCGGTACTGCTTCTTCGTACGGCCGCGGCCCCGCACCCGGGAGCACGCGTGCGCTCACACGCGCGCCACACGCCTGAAAGCACAAAAGGACCCGGGGGCTGCTCTGCCCGGATCCTCCGAACAGCAGAATAGCTCACATGCCCCCCGGATCAGAGGCCGAATCTGCTCGTCGGAGTGTTCCCCACGTCACGTCCGTCGCTCGCAGAGTGACGCTGCTGGCCGACGACGGCACCCCGATCGACGCCGCGTACGAGCCCGGCCCCGCCCTGTCCGACGGCCCCGCGATCGTGGTCGCACACGGGTTCACCGGCGCCCTGGAGCGCCCCGCGCTGCGCCGGGTGGCCGGGGTGCTGGGCCGGAGCGCGGCCGTGGTGACCTTCTCCTTCCGAGGTCACGGCCGTTCCGGGGGCCGGTCCACGGTCGGCGACCGGGAGGTGCTGGACCTGGCGGCAGCGGTGCGCTGGGCCCGTGACCTGGGACACCGGAAGGTGACGACGGTCGGCTTCTCGATGGGCGGTTCGGTGGTGCTCCGGCACGCCGCACTCTGGAACCGTGCCCATCGAACGGCCGATGGAACCGTCGAAAATCAGCCACCCGGAGCGCGACCGACCACAGCGTGCGCCGGGCGCACGAATGGGCACGAAAATGCGCCCCCCGCCGCGGTGCGCCCCGGCGGCACCCCCGGCGGAACCGCGGCCGGTGGGGTCCGCACCGGGGCGGT
It contains:
- a CDS encoding nuclear transport factor 2 family protein, producing MYQAEARYLAAGGPGKAHFALLAPYFAPDVVLHQADALPYGGVWRGHDGLQRFFLAMSGTWESFAMVEQRFLAVGDPVVVLTQVRARVRATGRELGFPILQTIGFRDGRIAEVRPFYWDTAAIARACTPVGAAAEAPARPAGARRPAQGPA
- a CDS encoding GNAT family N-acetyltransferase, which encodes MENVITTVTDPCPATAVESHTRPSGAAAVRREVVRAWVNGWVRSRGTAAPVEVPGGFRIEVGRPGHVARYVLPAAEETVLRELVAGVVTPGVQLKVCAPREHVAPLLTDAWDIQQPEYLMTAALTGLPVGPDASALAPQGYVIESVDQDGVVDVRIRRGDETAASGRVALARSAAVFDQIHTDPAHRRRGLASRVMGALSAIAVEQGAALGLLAATEEGLTLYRALGWDLQTPLTAAVLRP
- a CDS encoding S8 family peptidase; this translates as MVGTGDGVRVHVLDSGIDFGHPEFAGGRAVPGYDGVGDGRRGADCHGHGTHVAGTIGGATHGVARGVTLVSVRVLDCANRTPVSRMIEGLDWVAHDARQPGVLNASLGTDHVSPALDTAVDNLAVRGVLPVVSAGNDGADACRYSPAGARRALTVGASDRTDTASAISNYGPCVDLYAPGEDIVSARSGGGRTTLSGTSMAGPHVAGAAALALGAHPAAHAERIRGRLIGRATPDVLDVPPASPNRLLYTGGL
- the mshD gene encoding mycothiol synthase, whose amino-acid sequence is MSEMSEATGRRSLETLDELTEELAARVLELVADAARNDGQPAVSEQGRLQMRGRRPGVRHLLLRDGTGELVGYGQLEDTDPVEAPAAELVVHPAHRGRGHGRELGHALLRESGRRLRVWAHGGHPSARHLAQVLGLSLFRELRQMRRPLTGPDAPPLAEPVLPGGVTVRTFRPGEDDAAWLAANAAAFAHHPEQGSLTQRDLDDRKAQPWFDPAGFFLAERAGELVGFHWTKVHAEEQLGEVYVVGVRPEAQGGGLGKALTAVGLRHLSRLGLPTGMLYVDADNTAAVTVYERLGFTTHEVDLMYRTET
- a CDS encoding alpha/beta hydrolase family protein, whose protein sequence is MVMTIRRTALVAALTLTVAVPLAAGTALAAPPAGDSTSASSASRAAAPVRPGTAPAAALPGAFLKGAAPSAVPAPSTVSAPRGARAEAADVSLRLPLPTGRYAIGRDTLHLVDHSRPDPWVPEAGARELMVDLFYPARPGTGSPAAYTSTEEARALLESRGLEGVIPAEAVGRAVTHGRTGARPVGGKHPLVVLSPGFTVSRYTLTLLAEELASRGYVVATVDHAYETVGTLFPGEAPGDPDRLLTCVACEKYPETGLEPVAEGRAEDVSFVLDRLTGRHPAWRHARLIDTRRIGMAGHSIGGNTAARTMVTDRRVRAGVNMDGTFFSEIPADGLGGRPFMMLGTDDETHRPGGADESWLRAWQRLDGWKRWLTVTGSGHFTFTDLPFFAEQLGLPDPEAPLSGTRPAQITRGYVAAFFDQHLRGIPQPLLSGPTAENPEVKFNNP
- a CDS encoding bifunctional metallophosphatase/5'-nucleotidase; amino-acid sequence: MSATPHRRRKLRRSVTGAAVLAATAGVFVAALPAGATATGPEDGGSATTWGHGPTVEVQLLSFNDLHGNLQPPQGSSGNVTERQPDGTTTSIPAGGVEYLATALRTARQGHPYTITAAGGDMIGASPLLSGLFHDEPTVEALNKLGLDVSSVGNHEFDEGAAELARIQNGGCHPKEGCYEEGKTFPGADFPYLAANVTDEKTGKPILKPYTVWERKGVKIGFIGVTLEGTPDIVTAEGVKGLKFHDEVETINKYTKELNRQGVRSVVALIHEGGMPASTAYNYDCDSAGPGDGISGPVVDIARNVSPQVDALITGHTHQAYACSIPDPSGRPRTVTSAASFGRLYTDTTLTYDRRTGDIVRTRVKSANHVVHRNQPKAADMTALIDRWNELAAPIANRPVGYISADIPGRGAGTYESPLGDLITDAQLEALAPADKGGAQLALMNPGGIRSDLAHKAQGQEGDGVVTYGEAFTVQPFTNMMTVVDLTGEQLLTALRQQVSGANADQPKILQVSRGFTYTLDLTKAGADRIVTGSVRLNGEPIDPVKTYRVAMNEFLSGGGDGFPVLKEGRNKLVGPSDLDVFNAYLSAHSTAQSPLDPPKADRITIVK
- a CDS encoding dihydrofolate reductase family protein; the protein is MRIMASAFISLDGVVQAPGGPQEDTDGGFAHGGWSQSFFDPEVVGGAFDDALRTADALLFGRRTWQTMAAAWPERAGDPFADRMNAITKYVVSTTLGEADLTWNNTTLIPGGEAVARLRELRAGGDGTALVMGSPTLVRTLLSEGLLDELRLIIMPVLLGGGKTIFPADGGLRTLKLVSTVTSDAGVQVCTYRTVAGTGTGADAETGTGAGADEG